The Thermotoga neapolitana DSM 4359 sequence TCCACATGCGTACAGATTCCCCTGAAGGTGAAAATCGTGGGAACCCCTTTTTCTGTCCGTACAAGCAAATTTCTCTCCACCATTTCCTTGTAATTCTCGCTGCTTATTTCCACGGTGGGCCAGAAGGAAACCAGAAGCTTTACTCCCATCTCCTCGAGTTCCTTCACCATCCCCTCTGGATCGGGCCAGAACCTCTCATCGAACTTCCAGTCTCCCTGATGAGGCCAGTGGAAGAAGTCTATCACGATGACAGAAAGGGGTATTCCTCTTTTCTTGTATTCCTGAGCAATTCCAAGGAGCTCTTCCTGATTTCTGTACCTCAGTTTGCACTGCCACAAACCGAGTGCCCACTCCGGCACCGGTGAGGGTTTTCCTACGATGTTCATGTATTTCTGAAGGATCTCTGCTGGTGTTTTCCCGTATATAACCAGGTAATCTATCTGCCTTGTTGCCTTCGCTGCCCAGCAGGTGTGGTTCCTGGCTAGTTCAGCCCTCCCGATAGAAGGGTTGTTCCAGATAAATCCATATCCTCTCGAAGACAGAAGAAATGGAACACTGATCTGGGTGTTTTTCTGTGCAAGTTCGAGAACGCACCCCTTCAGGTTCAAAAAGTCATTGGCGTACTGGCCCATCCCGTAAAATCTTTCATCCTCGAAGGCTTTGAAGTAAAGTTCGACCTCAAATAAATCACTGCTCAGCGCCCTGTAATTCCGCGCCTTGCGAAGTGCTGCGTTTTTAACCCGATGGTCTATCCACAACTCCTCAAGCAGAACCTCTCCACTGCTGGAAAGATACCGAACACGTCCATCATTCGCCACTTCTCCTATCAATTCTCCGTTTCTGATGATGGCTTTATCCTCCCCTATCCTTATCTCAACTTCGACACCCTCCTGCGGTAACAGCGTCCAGTCCTGGTTCTTTATCTGTCTCCTCCTGGTGGATCTGAACCGCAAACAATCCCTCCCCCACGGTTCTATCTGGATGATTTCTCCCTCTCCCCTCACAACAAGTTTCCCCTCTTGAACTTTCTCAAAAATCATCCTCCCCCTCCTTCTCTTTATTCTTTTTATTCTTTCAAAGCCCCGGCAGTGAGACCTGCAACGATCGCTTTTCCCGCGATCAGAGCAATTATGAGAGGTGGTATGGTGTATATCATGCTCCCCGCCATGAGTTTGTTCCATTCAACCCCGTACTGCCCGATAAACATATATAGCCCGATACTCATTGGTTGGAGACTCCTCTCTTTTATGAAGGCAAGAGGAACTATGAAATTACCCCAGGCAAGTAAAAAAACAAGGATAGACACAGACGCTATAGAAGGAGCAGAAAGTGGTAAAATTATTTTGACGAATATATCTGTATAACTTGCTCCGTCAATTAAGGCTGCTTCCAAAAGAGCGTCTGGTATTGATATCATATAAGCTCGAAGAATTATGACAGCAAAAGGGACAAGGAAGACCGAAATTCCAAGAACTGCTCCCCAAATATTGTTGATCAATTTAAGCTTTGTGAAAATCAGGAAGAGAGGAATAATGACAGCAACATAAGGTAGCATCTGGACGAACGTGAAGAATTCGTGGGCAAACCTATTTATTTTCATTTTAAACTTCGATAAAACAAATGCTGACGGTAGAGACAGAAGGAGAGTAATTCCAAGGGTTCCGAAGGAAATGAGGAAACTATTTTTCATGTAAGGTAAAAGTGTGAGAAACGCTTCTTTGCAATATGCTAATGTCGGATGAGGAGGGAATAGATAAGGTGGTTTTCTAAAGATTTCTGCTACAGACATAAATCCTCCAATAGCTATAAAATAGAGAGGAAAAACGATCAAAACAACAACCAGGGTCACCACACCTGTCCACTTCCAACCCTTTCTTTTTCTCATAGATTATCCCTCCTCAATCTTTACTTTGTTCAAAGCGAAGACTAAGGCTATAACGATTAGAAGCATCAAAATTATGACTGCTGAGGATTTTCCAAATTGGAATCTATCAAATGCTAGAGAGTAAGATAAGGTTGTGAAAAGATGGGAAGCTCCTCCTGGTCCTCCTTTTGTGATTATCCACACAAGATCGAACACTTTCATTGTAAAAATGCAACCAAGAACGAGTGTGGTTAAGATTACGGGTTTCAGACAGGGAAGTGTTATGTACAAAACCTTTTGCCATCCCTTAGCACCGTCTATTTCGGCACTCTCATAAAGTTCTTCTGGGATTTCCTGCAAACCTGTATAAAGCAGTAAGTAGTTGAATGGTATACCAAGCCAGATATTCGCAAATGTGATGGAATATACTGCCAATTTTTCGCTGGTAATCCACCTTATAGGTTCTTTTATCCAACCAAGAGAGATCAGTAAATTATTCAAAAAACCACTGTCCCCAAAGGTCCATCGGAAATATGTCCCACTCACCATAATAGGCATAACCCACGGAACCATAATCAGTGCTTGCAAAAAACCTTTAAGCGGAAATTCGTAATTGAAAAGAAGAGCAATCCCAAAACCAATTGTCATTTGAAAAAACAATGATAACCCCGTGAAAACAAGAGTATTCTTGAAAGCTCCCCAAAACAGAGGATCCTTCAGCACCTCTAGGTAATTAGAAAACCCTATATACTTCGCTGTACCTCTTATGTAGGTTATTAGGTTTACATCTTTAAAACTCAAGAGTAAGCTATAAATGGTGGGATACACTCCAAAAGCAACAACAAAAAGGACAGACGGTAAAAGAAAGACAAAAAGCGCTTTTTTTCTCTTTATTTTCATGAACTCCCCTCCCGATAAAATGAAGGGGAGGGAGGATATACCTCCCCCTTATTTTCCTTCCATCATCCTCTTACGGGTGTTGTCCAAAATTTCTCTAGCCATTTTCTTATATTTCTCGAATTCCTCCTTTGAGAACAGTTTTCTTATATTAGCTGCAGCCTCTTTAAATGCTTCTTCGGGTGTCTGGACTCCCGTCAAAGCTCGCTGAATGGCCATAATAACTTCGTGTGATACGTCTGGATACTTGTCGATCCCGCCGACCAAAGGTCTTGGAATAGCGTATTTTGCTTGCTCTATGAACGACCTCAGCTCCGGTCTGAGTTGTGCGATTTTTTCTGCGTAAGAAGCTCTCGTGGGAATATGTCCTGTCCATTTTTCATAGAATTCTCCTACTTTCTCAACATAGAAGAGTTTCAAAAATTCCCAGGCGTATTTGAGTTTCTCGGAATCTATGGTAGCAGAGATACCGTAGCATTCCCCTCCGAAAGGTACTAGTGCTTTCATGCCCTTTTTCGGAACAGGAAGAGGAGCTACCTCGACATCACCCAATTCTTTCAACACATCAGGTGTCAGATGCCAGCCAAATTCCCAATTTCCGTTAACCATCATCGCAACTTCTCCGTTAATGAACCAGATAGTGAGGTCACCCTGTCCGCTCACATTGACCACATCTCGTGGCATGTAGCCTTCCTCCACTAGCTTGACCAAGAATGAAAGTGCTTCTATTGCTTCTGGTTGATCCAGTTCAAAGAGACTCCCACCATTAGTCCATAGGAACGGCTCGAACTGCCACGTTCCTTCTTCACTTGCCGTTGCACAGAGAGCAAAACCATAGATTCCGAGTTTTTCTTTGATCTTTTTACAAGCTTCTAGGAGTTCATTCCAAGTTTCTGGCACTTTTGTTACTCCTGCTTTTTCCAAAAGACTCCTTCTGTAGAAGAGCGCCAGGTTGTTCGTATGTAACTGTAAGGCGTATATTCTGCCATCCTTACTTGTCACTAATCTATGACCCTCAAAGAAATCAAGCCAGAATTCTTCTCCGAGGTCGTTCATTACCAGATCTGTAATATCTTTGAAAACTCCTGCTTCAATTAATTGTGGTACCCAAGGGTTGTCAGCCATGATGATTTCGGGCAGTGTTCCTGTGAGTGACTGTTGAAGAATGGTTGGGAGGAGTTCTGCAAAGGGTATATAAACGTGCTTCACTTCTACTTCTGGATATCGTTTTTGAAACTCCGGAATTAAGACATTTTCAATGAATCGGGCAGTTCCTTCCCCTGGATGGAAGTAATCCTGAATGGTTATTGTAATCTTTGCTGAAAATAGGAGAGGAGTTAACACTAAAAATGATAGAAACAGTATCAAGAACGTTCTTACCCTCATGCGACCACCCCCTTAGAATGATTGGAAGCTCTTTCTGGTCAATTATATCCACACTAATTCTGCTCTGCATTGTCAAGACAAAATATTGACATATTGACATGATGTTATGACTTTTGATATACTACACGCAAAAGGGGGGATTTTAATGATCAGAAACCTGGAAGTTAAAGAGTTGTCAAACGAGCTATTTAAACCGTATGGAAGCGTAATAGATCCCGAAAAGTTGGAACCAAAGATGAAAGAAGATATTTTCACATTCTGGGATGGCTTGGCAGAGATGAAAGTGGACGGAATTTTAACAGTGGGTTTCTTAGAAGTTTACGAGCGCTCGAAGGAATTCAGCAAGATGGAGAGACACATCAGAACAAAGGAAATATTCTTTGTCATTGATAATTCCGTGATAGCTCTTGTGGGGAAACCCACTCCTGATCAAGATTTTCCAGATCCAGAAACTGTGAGAGCTTTTCTCGTCAAGCCGGGACAAGGAGTTCTGTTGAAAGAGGGAACTTGGCACTGGATACCTTATCCTCTTGCAAAAAAAGCAAGGCTTCTGGTTCTTTTCAAGAAAGGCACTCCCGACGAGGATCTTGAAATAAAAGACTTGCTCGAAAAGGGCCTTTCGTTCAGGATAAATATCTGAAATTTCCACATAGGGGGGGTTGTCATGAGAAGAGTTTTTCTGGTGCTTGTCCTCTCCATATTCGTGGCAAGCGTACTAGTAGGGGGTCCTGCGTGGTTCGAAGAGTTCAAAAAGGCGCATCCAAACCTTGATGATGAAGCGCTGAGAAAGGAGCTAGCGAAAACCTATGCCAACGCAAAGCCTGGAGAGAAGTTCGCAATAGGTTACATAACTTGGGGACTGGCTCAGGAGTATCTCATGATATGCTGGCAGGCCGTAGAACAAGCGTGCAGACAGCTTGGGCTAGAATTCATAGGTGCCGTGGCGGAAACTGATGCTGCGTGGATAGAGACAACAGAGAACATGATAGCCGCGGGTGCCAAAGCAATAATCTACAACTGTCCATCAGCTGCGGTTATGCCAGAACTTGTTAGAATTTGTAACGAAAACAAGGTATTCATGGCTACGTTCTTCGGTTACACTGGTGATTTCCTCCCGGGCGATTTTGGACCATACTGGGTTCTTGACAACACTCCCATGTCCGATGAACAAACGTACTTCCCGGTCATGATCCTCATGGAAAAAATGAGGCAGAATGGAAAAACCAAACTGTTGCATCACCAGGCTTCCAAAACAGTTGCCACCGTTTCAACCGTGTACATAAACCTGGGTGTCTTCATGGCTTGGAAAAATTATCCAGAGATCCAGCTTCTGGGCCACCAGTACGGAGAGTGGACCTACGAAGGAGGAAGAAAGGCAGCTCTCGCCTCCCTCGCCATCAGAAAAGACTACGAGGGACTCTGGGGAGCCAACGATTCTCAGACAATGGGAGCTCTGAGAGCTCTCGAAGAGCATGGATTGAAGATAGGACCGTTCACAGCATCTAGGGATATGGAGTACAGCACCGCCTTAGAGATTATGAAAGGGAATTTCCTGTGCACTTCAGGTTTCGACATTCCATACTTTGCTGGGAGAATGGTACCCATGCTTTACGACATGTGTGTGGGAGAATGGTACCCGCTGCCGGAAGAGATGATACAGGCTCCCAGACTAACTGTTTACGGAAGGCTCGAAGAAATCGAGCCACTTGCTAAAGCGGCCGGAATCATAGATCATCCGAGTTTCGCCATGGCAGATCCTGGAGAGTACTTCGACAAGATATTGGCGGAGATGAAGAAGGAGAAACCAAATTATCCTTTCGATTTCAGACTGATGTCGCTTGCAAAGTGTAAAGAACTGGGATTGAAATACGACAGACACGCAGGGGCGGAGCAGTTCGGCATTAAACACCTTGGCCGGTTCGATTACTACTACCCTGTTCTGAGTCCCAGATTCGGCGGAAGCTTTGAAGCATTCAGAGCTCATGTTAAAGCCCTTCACGAGTATTTCCTCGACTTCAGCTGGGCGGACACATGGGAAGAAGCCGAAGAGTATGCAAAACGCTTCCCGCCCGAGCTGAAAATTGAACCAGTCTGGTGATGAACCGGGAGGGGCAACCCCCCTCCCGTTGATCGGAGGGAAGTTATATGATGAAAGCAGAAACCCCCTTGCTGGAGGTATGTAACGTCAAAAAGACGTTCGATGGGAGTGTGGAAGCCCTCAAAGGAGTGAGTATCTCTGTTTTCCCTTCTGAGGTGCTCGGAATAGTGGGAGAGAACGGAGCTGGAAAATCCACCCTCATGAAAATTCTGGCAGGAATTTTCCCACCGGATTCCGGGGAGATCTTTTACAGAGGAGTGCCTATTTCTTTTCCCAGGAATCCCAAGGAAGCGGTCCGAATGGGTATCGCTTTAGTTCCTCAGGAGCAGGGAGTCGTACCTCATTTGAAAGTGTATCAGTTTGCACTTCTGGGTCATGAAGAAAAATTTTCCACAGTATTTGGTTTAAAAAAGAAAGAGATGAAGTCTGTGGTTCGAGAAATTTTGAAAGAGTTGAAGATAGACTGTGATGTAGACTCGTATATGTACGAGCTTTCCCTCTCTACTCGCAAACTGGTCGAGATAGCAAAAGCATTTCTTTCAATTAACCTTGAGTGCGAAGAAGAGAGATACCCTATCATCATTCTTGATGAACCAACGGCTCCACTTGCGATTGAACAGAGGGAAAACCTGTTCGAGTTTATTATGGAATCAAAAAGAACCGCTTCCTTCATATTTGTTTCACATATCATCCCTGAAATACTCAATTTTGCAGACAGAGTTTATGTATTACGCGACGGTATGTTAATCGCTCATCATGATTTAAGGAAAGAAGCTCTCACGGAAGAAGACCTGTTCAGGGAAATTGTGGGAAGAAGTTCTTCCGAGTATATGAGAAGAAGTGCTTTGAAAAAAGTCCAGAGAGAAAGAGAAGAGATCCTCAATGTCCAAAATATTTCGAAGAGAGGCTGTTATTACAATATTTCGTTTACTCTGCACCGTGGGGAGTGTCTGGGGCTTTTTGGGGCGTCCGGATCAGGAAAAGCAGATATTTTGCATACGCTAGCGGGAATTCAAGATTTCGATGAAGGCATCATCAGAGTTGAAGGTAAGGTGATTAAAAAAGGAGAGGCGCCATATGTGAGACTCGAGAAATACGGAATAGGATACTTCTCCGGTGAGACGGGGAAAGAATTGTTCCTGAACTGGTCTGTTGCCCGAAATATCTCCACATTGAACCTTGAGAAAGTGACCAATTATTTTGTTATCGATTCTAGAAAAGAGGAGGAAATCGCGACTCGTGTGGTGAAAAGGTTGAGAATAAAATGCCCTTCTGTTCACACCGAGTGCTATTCCCTGAGCGGAGGTAACAAGCAGAAAGTCTCGGTGGGAAAGTGGATGGAAAAGAGCCCCAAAATACTACTTCTCGAGGATCCAACCATAGGAATAGACGTGGGAGCAAGAGAGGATATATATGACGCACTTTTGGAAATGAAAGAGAAGGGTATCTCGATGATACTGGTGAGTGATGATCCGAAGGAGTATTTGCTGCTTTGTGACAGGGTACTTTACATAAAGGGAGGAAGAGTAGAGAAGGAACTCTTGCCTGAAGAACTGGAGGTCATAATGAAGGAGGAATGAGGTGTGCGGTTTTTCAAATTCCTGAGAGATAACTTCGTATTATTGGCACTGATCGCCTTAATTGTGGTTTTCTCCTCCGCATACCCGGATAAATTCTGGTCTCGTATGAATCTCTCCTCAATAGTTAGGCAGTTCCTCAGGCTTTCTCTTTTCGCTTTGGGACCCACCATTGTGATCATCACGGGTTCCATGGATCTGTCGTACATCGGTATATGGATGTTAGGGGGTATTCTCACCTGGTACCTCCACTCCCAGGTCGGACCCCTGGCTATCTTGGTCTATCCCCTGATAGGAGCTCTCACCGGTCTGATAACCGGTTTCTTACAGGTGAAGGGAAAGATCCCTTCCTTCATTCTCACCCTGAGCATCACAGTCACTTATTGGGGGATAACCGCCTGGATGTCAGGAGGATACCCAAGAGTCGTCAGGGGATATCGTTTCATAACGGCTTCCATCATCCCATTCTTTCCGGCAGCGTTCTTCTGGGCGCTCCCCCTGATGTTCTTTGTCATCTTCCTGATGCACCGCACCAGAATCGGCACGTACTTCTACGCAATTGGTTCAAACGAGGAAGGAGCACGAGTAAGTGGAATAGATGTAGAGAAATACAGAATTCTTGCTTTCACTTTGAGCGGATTGATAACAGGTACTGGTATGATCATACTGTTTCCTCTAATGGGAGGATCTGTTCCAACGGAACTTAAACTTGGAAGCCTCATAGATCCACTGATAGCCATCGTATTGGGGGGAACCTCTCTCGCGGGAGGAGTGGGAAGTCCTGCCAAGACCCTGCTCGGTGCTATTACATTCGCTGTTATTCAAAGAGGAATAAGCCTTACCTTCTGGAAACCTGAGCTGATACAGCTGATTCTGGGATTGATAGTGTTGGGTGCCATTTTAACAGGTACCAGAAGGCTGAGGGGGATGATCGTAAAGTGAGATGGACATGGCTGAAGAAGAACATCACAGCCCTCTATTCACTCGCAACTGTTTTGATCATAATTTTCATTTTTCAAGCTTTGAATCCTTCATTTCTGAGTTATGAAGGATTCCGGGCACTCATATATGCCATGTCTTACTTCCTCATAGCCGCATGTGGATTGACTTTCGTCATTTTGATGGGTTCGTTCGATTTTTCAGTGGTGAGTCTGCTCAAACTTGCCGCGATGTTTTGCGCCGTTTTCTTCGATAAATACGGAATGATGGTCATCCCTATCTCCCTGCTCCTTACAACGGCATTTGGTTGTCTCAACGGTCTTCTGGTATCCCTCTTCAGCATTCCTTCCTTCATGGCAACACTGGGTGTTTCCATTGTTCTGGAGGGTATTGTTCTTTATTTCTCAAAGGGAAAATTATTTTTAATCTATGACGAGACCTTCAGGGCACTGGCTGTCAAACAAATACTGGGACTGCCGGCTGTATTTTTCTGGGCCTTGATGGTCTGGGCGATATGTGTTTTTGTGGCACTCTACACTCCTTTTGGAAGAAAAACGTATGCTATAGGGGAAAACATTGTGGCGGCCAGACTTTCAGGGATAGATGTGGAAAAGCACAGAATCTTGGTTTTTACGCTGAGTGGTTTTCTTTCCGGGCTGGCAGGTGTGCTTTACATGGCTCAGTACGGAGGTGGATCTGTCCAGCTGGGAGCGGATATGTCAGTACCCCTGTTCGCCAGTATTGTAGCTGGAGGAACCGCTCTGACGGGAGGTATAGGGGGGCCCCATCTTACGTTGATAGGCGTGATCATCATTACATGGACGCAGACGGGTTTGCTCATGCTGGCCGTCGGAAGAGACGTTCAGATGATCATTTTTGGAATCATCGCCATTGCCCTGGCTGCTGCCACAGTGGATAGAAAGAGGGTAAGGATAGTGAAATGAAAAGAGAAAAAGAGAAAATGTGAGATTCCGGGTGATATTTACTGATAATCCTCTGTCTTCGCTGATAATGTCCAATAAAGGTCCTTTTCACAACTTGAAGTTGAAAGTGATAATGTTATAACATTACTACTGGATCACCGGAGTGGGACACCACATTTTGAGGGGGTGAAGTCTTTATGAGAGGGTTGCTGGTTCTGGCTGTTCTGATGCTGTCGGTTCTGCTGCTGGCACAGGAGATTCCTGAGATCGTCATAGGTTGGGCCCCACCTGACATCACTGGAGTTTTCAAGACCGCCACAGACTTCTTTAACAAAGCTGCCGAAGAGGCCAAGAAACACGGTATTCCTGTGAAGGTTATAACAAAAGCACCACAATCACACACTGCGTTCGCTGATCAAATCAAGATCATTGAGGATTTCATCCAGAGAAAGGTGGATGTTATAGCCATCTCCCCCATCGAAGTTGAGGTTGTAAAACCCGCTCTGAAAAAGGCTAAGGAAGCAGGTATTCCCATTATCGTCGTTAACTTGCTTGAGCCGATTGAAGGGCTCGATGTGGATTGTTACATAGGATTTGACAACACCGTAGCTGGTATGATCTCTGCTTACGCTGTTATCGATTACTTCGGAGGGCCTGGTGTGCTGGGAGAGGGTGAAAACCTCAACGTTCCTCCTGAAGCCTACTTGGATCTCGGTTTCTGGCAGGCAATCTATTCACCTCCGATGATCGAAAAAATCAAGGATAAGATAAAGGCACGTGGAGCCATCATCGAGGGAATAGCCGGTGGATTCTTCTCGACTGCCAGGCTCAGAGGATTTCACGCGGTGATCGATCAATTCCCAGGAATAGAGATAGTCACAACGCTTCCCGCAGATTGGAACAGGGAAAAAGCCATAAAGGTGGCGGAAGATATTCTAACAGCTCATCCAAAAGGTACTCTGGACTTCATATGGGCCGCCTCCAATGAAATGGGACTCGGTGCCATGCTGACGTGTGAAAGAATGGGAAGAACGGAAGTCAAAATTTTCACAAACGACGGCACCCCAGAATCTGTACAGCGAATACGGGAAGGAAGAATCATTGCGGAAACATGGCACGGGTTCCCGGAGTGGGGCTGGTACGGTACCAAGTACGCCGTGATGCTCGCTCTCGGGTTGAAAGATCTGGTACCACAGTTTGTGGATATCAGACCAAGAACAGAGTGGAAAGGAAACGCGGATATGTTCTATCCGAACACTTACTTGGAACCAACAGACTGGGAAGCGATCAAAGCAGAGTATCTTAAGAGACAGAAGAAATGAGAGGGGAGGGATCCCCTCCCCTTTAACCAAGGGGGGAGAGAGATGGATTTAAAGCTGAAGAATAAGGTAGCAATCGTGACTGGTGGAGGCGCCGGGATTGGTGAGGCTACATGCAAACTCTTAGCTGAGGAAGGAGCCATCGTAATAGTAACCGATATGGATGAAGTGAATGGAAAAAGAGTCACTTCCGAGATATCACGGATGGGAGGAAAGGCTGAGTTTTTCAAGATGGATGTGAGCAATGTTGACGAGATTGAAAAGGTGGTAAAAACTGTTGAAAAGGAATATGGAACGATAGATGTCTTGGTGAACAACGCGGGTATCTACGCAAAGGGAAACGTCCTGGAAATCACGGAACAAGATTTCGAGAAGCTGGTGGCGGTGAATGTCAAAGGTGTTCTTTTTTGCACAAAATATGTGGCTGAGGTTATGAAGAGAAATGGAAGAGGAACCATTGTGAACGTAGCCTCAGAGGCAGGTCTGGTCGGAATAAAAGGACAGGTGATATACAATCTGACGAAGGCTGCGGTGATATCCA is a genomic window containing:
- a CDS encoding SDR family NAD(P)-dependent oxidoreductase, whose product is MDLKLKNKVAIVTGGGAGIGEATCKLLAEEGAIVIVTDMDEVNGKRVTSEISRMGGKAEFFKMDVSNVDEIEKVVKTVEKEYGTIDVLVNNAGIYAKGNVLEITEQDFEKLVAVNVKGVLFCTKYVAEVMKRNGRGTIVNVASEAGLVGIKGQVIYNLTKAAVISITKSCAVDLAPYGIRVNAVCPGTTMTPLVEKALKMEKSPEMVKKQLESSRPLNRLGDPSEIAAAIVFLASDVPGYATGAIFPIDGGYTAW
- a CDS encoding sugar ABC transporter substrate-binding protein, giving the protein MRGLLVLAVLMLSVLLLAQEIPEIVIGWAPPDITGVFKTATDFFNKAAEEAKKHGIPVKVITKAPQSHTAFADQIKIIEDFIQRKVDVIAISPIEVEVVKPALKKAKEAGIPIIVVNLLEPIEGLDVDCYIGFDNTVAGMISAYAVIDYFGGPGVLGEGENLNVPPEAYLDLGFWQAIYSPPMIEKIKDKIKARGAIIEGIAGGFFSTARLRGFHAVIDQFPGIEIVTTLPADWNREKAIKVAEDILTAHPKGTLDFIWAASNEMGLGAMLTCERMGRTEVKIFTNDGTPESVQRIREGRIIAETWHGFPEWGWYGTKYAVMLALGLKDLVPQFVDIRPRTEWKGNADMFYPNTYLEPTDWEAIKAEYLKRQKK